Sequence from the Mauremys mutica isolate MM-2020 ecotype Southern chromosome 2, ASM2049712v1, whole genome shotgun sequence genome:
gccacaccatcaccggttcattcacctgcacgtccaccaatgtaatatatgccatcatatgccagcaatgcccctctgctatgtacatcggccaaactggactgtctctaaggaaaaggataaatggacacaaatcagatattaggaatggcaatatacaaaaacctgtaggagaacacttcaacctccttcAAAGACCCTCAGGGTGAAGACAGAGTCCaaagttctcacgggggtggtgaaggagtccaggtttcctctcagcagccttcccacgatttctAAAATATGTGTCCTTGGTGAGAGATGGCCTCGTCCATccagcgctgggacttatgaggtgatggtgctgcactctgattggcagagggcactgggaggagttcttagtggggtcaaaCGGCCCACTCCCggacgggtcaccctgccccagaactcgccctgattggtcagaatctcctcttggggtggtcctgtcaggacaaaaccgatcctaattggttgagggcagtgagaggagttcttagaggggtcacaagacacacgtcgggatgggtcaccctcccaccccagagctcaccctgattggtcaaatctcctcttgggggggtccttctgggaggaaacccatcctgattggtagagggtggtgggaggagttcttagaggggtcacatgacacacctggcttccagtcatgtggccgccttgaccacgaagtaatacccgcatggggcgggacttccggtgacaggtgggagggactaaggtgtcatggggcggggttagggtttgattaatgGTGGGGCCTGTCTACTGCTGCCGGGTGCTGAGTATGTCCAGGCAGAACCGGAGCCAGTGTCCATGTCCAGGCCAGAGGTCGAAGCCGGGTGGTCAGAAGTACGAGCCAAAGTCCATATCCACGCAAAGGTCGAAGCCATGTAGTCGAAATCGGAGGGGttggggaagatcaggaggaggaggaggcagtgctGGAGCAGGtgggtggagggcctggagcgaggctagagaaaggcaaggagaatactgagccggggttcagaacccaaatctggagccaagaaggaTCACACCAAAGTCATAGCCAGAGACCGGAGCCAAGagtccagccagagtcaacagcgagaaaccggagggcagggcagggcagggggtacatgcgggcgggaatgaggatgacttactggagTCCTGGAGACCCCTCATCAGGAGACTCCCTTCATAGCAATAACAGAAGGACAGTgggatgacaaagatgtctctgagcctggggaccaagccaaggggagctcccatccaggctgttTGCCAGGACCCcgtcaccctccctgttcatttcacactctCAGACCCCCTAgccggaggggagaataaagggcagaaagtgaaggtgcccctgggggaaaggctctaggctgggacccagtccacttcccagatctacacccaggattgtgtgaccaggcccacagcccttcctctgcgtctcagttcccacctgccagatggggaggctcctcccctgccccagggtgttcggggggagtttcattcctggctgggaagggttcagataccaggtgggtggattgggcctCTGGTGGGGGATGTTCGGACATTCGCTGCGTCAGGGGGGACAGGGGCCATGGGAAGGTATGAGCAGTGacgacaggggaggggctccatgtcaggccacccctcccagactgcaatggctattgagcataacccctggctctgcggatgctctcacttctgggccagccccacagcctgattcttcccaaccagtatctggcctgtccccagccccaggggtcggggtggggcagggtgtccagagcgaggtgctcggccttggtttctctcagtgctgcggctctatggccgctccccccaggcacagtgagacagagcagtacctgcggcaGGGTGTGGGAGCTGGTCACGCAAAGAGGGGGGGTCTTCAATGCTGCCCCAcggagcacagcccctgcaggtCTTCGGGCACCTGGCCCAAGACCCTGATATTAAATAGTTGGACCATGAGGTTGGCTGTAATGTCCccctgttgcaagggaacaaAGATCAATCAGAGACTCCGACACCCACGAGAACAaagggtattaacggcaccgggagccagcaacATTTCCTCCCCACATCTGAGGGACAGattcccccacccaacccccgagatgaaatcttctctcttctctagtgacttccatcccctctcccaccattgtggaatgaactcctgcccccactcctctcagtcccctgagagctgttctacctcccaacccagctGGGGATTCAGCTCCGctccccagagtcccctcagccaccctcgccccctccagctgaggggctgggaggctttgggcagtagtgccAGGGGGTGAGAAGAAGTGAacacctttccccaagggatccccatgtccttaacgtgatgccatgggcagtggctctGGTGAATGGAGCACTTAAGCAGCCTCTGCTGCCTGACTCCTCCAGTTCTCCCGTAGCAGGTGGTGGCTGGGATAACAGGATACCAGAGCTCTAGGAACCGGCCTGAGGCCTGGAGGGGGATGAAAGGCTCACAGAGGTGGCTAGGGGAGTTGGCAGcccctagcatgagcaatggcagtGTGTCGTGTTGATGTGACGCCTGTTAGGAAATAGCCTTGCTGGGGAGCTGGGtcggccctgctttgagctgctcagggcacaAGCTGGCTCTGACCAATGGCACCTGCCTGGGTTcatcctctccttgctccctggtcagcgcatggggatgggatgggagtgattttcaatggcctggaggtgaaaggccctgggggtctctccccaggtgACTCCTCTTTGGTTACCTTGTCCTCTAGCAGCTGTCCGGCTTCCCCCAAGATGGAATAGGTCAGCACCAGGCCAGCCTGGCTGacatggaggaggtggtggtggatggCCAGCAGCCCCGCCTGGAGGAAAGATATTTTCTGCTCCTCCGTGAAGAGCTCGccaaagacctaaaaccaaaagaaccagaCCCCTTACAatggcccagaaccaggctccaaatccctcgagtgtctcacaaggtggagaagagtcctggggcagccaacttTTGGGGTCCCATGGACTGGGAACCCCCTTAagtaggaggctgcaggcactgaggcctccAATAGCTCTTatggagcaggattcaccgcaggtgccatgagatgtgtctgcgcgctctggaacccagctcacacagacaacgcaggacccctgctgctcccagcagcgatagctcctgcagctcacccGCTAGAGGTTTggggtcttttagatctggttcattcccatgcctcaccccacggacattcccaggagcctcacatactctgtggaaataaggagcaggctcttgccctgtgtccatgacacactcactgcagcggGACATagctccacacctgagctgctgcaatgcaccgGCAGAGAGTCCTTACCTCTCTCACCCTGGCCAGGTTTCTATACCCCAGGCGCTCAGGGTCATGGAGCCCGTCCCGGCACCACAGGTCTGGTGCCTCTCTGGTGTTGagccctgggggagaaagacacacccattggggaggttTGGCCTTCCGCTTTCAATGCCTGTTTCCTTTTGGGTGCACACTGGCCAGACTCCTCCTGGCATCCGCGGCCCAATGGAATTGCAGGGTCCATGCCAGGCGGGTTAgtaccagaagggggatttgtttcagccatcacagtaatcatgtgacccttacggtcattgtgctctgggagtgggtgcctgttcatgggggtgtctaatactgagaaccccccacacccactgaagtcaggatctggccctggctacccaactggtgacaccctacaagctttgtgtccgtcccctgtggtgcctgctcctgcccctgccctcatgatgggctctttccctccatgtgtctcaatagctccgttcctgtcccctcacgagctggctgccccatacgggggtgggctgatttccctgggctgggggacaaagccgggctctgagataaagcagccgatttccctggcactttcacactcatctccctaattcagagagagggagagagaaagagtcaCCATCTAAGCTGGGGTCAGTCTCAGAGGAGGaggcttctttctgtagggtcccattgcccagcagagggagtctcaaaggaggggccttgtttctattggggttcctctttcccgctacagcgggtctaagcagagaggccttagttctagaggcgtcccaatggccagctggagctagtctctcagaggctcgtttccatggggtcccattgcccagctgggtttcttacccctcttctggaGCAGGAGCCTGTGCAGACAATAGATCCCACCCCTGGCTTGCCGACTGATGTCACTGGCTGGGTGGGATACACAGAGACCCAGCTGCACCACGAATTCACCTGCCTTGGAGAAGGTGGAGGAGGTCTGGTggaaggaggaagagaggggaatccatcaacattctcccttcagctccccagcgcccctggacctgagctctgctcccacccctctgtaggaggcgctgggggacaggagcgagagccctcttcctctctgcccccaagggagctcggagcaaagggagcagggcaagggccctcgctgagcactcgctgcctcgttgctccagaataacaagggccctgaggccaggcacgaccctgccagccagcggcctatggaacgcagtcccttacggacccaGGGGGGACCACTTAGCCAGGGGATGATGAACTTGActctgcaggatgctggggtcagaggtcacttacgtcaaatccaggcagggaggtggcaaactggagcagggccgcgctggtctgtacggccctggctctctcctgggtgttgTTTGACAGGAGAGAGGGATGGACATGCTGCAGGAGAAGTAGGCatgggagggtcagcgggcaggcgtacatgctctacaaaccagcctctccccctccccaaggggctgagactttgttctcagggtggagtagccgagccctggtcgcagagcttgaaaagggggttcagtctctcaggccccagccagccctggtgctcactgttagtgcttaatgcaaccgtgcagagctctggctgacagtcccagctccttccccctgcactggcagctctgggaacgtgtggccggctgggtccaagctgggaggacacaatggaaacgtggctcttctagtctctcctttgctgccctcccaCAGGGTTCAGGGGCAATTCCACCCCAGACTGTCCATTCGactcacctccaggaggtgctgcagcttctccatggGGGGGTCTCTGTTAGCCGGTCCCTGAGGATGGTGTCCAGACTTTGCGAATAGCggttgtgcagagcctgcaagaagagggagcacccgtcagtcatgggacatggggctacaccagtcaggggacaattaggaggattctccaggagccctggcaagactcaaaaggcacatcctggcctctcccattcacatcactccagggacaGTTAGCAAGAGTTCATGGCCGGATGCCTGCTACCTCATCAATCCTTGCACTTGGACAGTGTCTGCGGGgaccttggcctgtgtgggacaaatgtccccactttggggtgccagataacagaggagatgtgtcccccccattgggggtgagggattctctggtgcaagaccccctgcctgggtggggatggaacaaggagcaggacagactgggtggcagcgcagctgggggatttttgtacctcagctctgccctagAGGTGCTGCTGGATCACCAAGATGGTATCTTCCTCAGGGCACaaatcctgctcctcctcctcacactcctcctcttcctcctcctcaggccacGACACTTGGGCACTgggggtgtctgcaccagggaaggaaggagaaagtttaatcccttctgctgctggggggatgcagtggacagagaaggctccatgtttcccctttttCTGTaaggagccccagggcagccagggccccactctgcccctcccagagacgccctcagccccatcagcctcagggccccgtggcAGTCAACCTCCCTCCCAACATGATCAGGGGAGGATGGAGCTCCCCGACtccgcccagcatcccctgccttgGGGCGTGGCTGTGCAAcccccactggtgttagtggggCTCACGTGGGTCAGTCCCAGCGCCTTGGCGAgccgatgggcacagggtgttactagtcccccaccgccccagtcctcctccctttcccctgggtctcccctcacctccaaagagggagccttCAAAGACAGGGCTGCCAgaccccacggaggagctgctggccctgcaGGAGTATGCGGAGCTGCTGGTGTTTGTCGTGCAGTCACtcaactcctgctctgggctggcaggaggctccttcatggccagggtggggctggcaggaggcttcTCAGTCACCagagtggggctggcgggaggctcctcagTCGCCAGGGTGGGACTGGAGGCTCCTCTATGGCCAGGGtggtgctggcgggaggctcctccgtggccagggtggtgctggcgggaggctcctccgtggccagggtggggctggcgggaggctcctccggagccagggtggggctggcaggaggctcctccggagccagggtggggctggtgggaggctcctctggggccagggtggggctggcgggaggctcctccagggccatgGTGGTGgacggctcctgctgggccctggggcgcagctcctggctccttggcttcctgcgaaggaagccccagagctgccttctccagctcctgccctctcctggctctctcctccacagctgaacccggggccacctccatttcggcccagaaggtgcctcagggtcagctagcaGAGCTGCTGTCTTCCGCCTCCTCCAGCAGGCGACGCAGCTCCTCTCCTTACTCCGGCCACaagcctcttccccgcccgcggggaGAAAGGGGCCGCTCTCCTCCTGGGAAGGCTGGCTGATGTTTTctgctggctctggagccacctgcccggcctTCCTCCTGAGCATCCGCCTTattcgctccatcctggaactgagtggggagcagccatgagtctggcttcaaagcagcctctcattaacgagcctgcctgctcccctgcccacctcccctctgctgaggcaatttctcctctcgacacatcccaccccagggcacaggaaacctcaacctggggaacaaaccctgacaagggacgggctgggagccaTAGTGGTGGGATATTCCCACCACACTGGGGATGCCTCTGGAGAACTCCACTTACTTGCTCTAGAtcggatggagctggatggcagatgcTCAGGGTTGCTCCTCCATTCACCCTCCTCGATCTCCTGCAACCAGCTGGCTGGCAACGGGTGCCGCTCAATGCCCTGCCACCAGGGCAAGGGGTAGAAACCAGAGATCaaaactggctgtgaaaacaatacaatgccactagcggaacactcctgggacactccatagctgtacccggggccacctccatttgggcccagaaggtgcctcagggtcagctaggggagctgctgtcttcctcctcctccagaaagccagagctgggacgtgccagcaggactcgattcccagtctccctggctccgagtgTGACCTGTTGTAGTGACCGACGGATTTGCTCCTCGTCTcccatccaaagccaataacacatctctgggttggcagtcatgagttagaccttctcagcacccctctgtctcccgcagccctcagctgttccttggactGCGGTGGCTTGGACGGTAACAGGAGTGGATATTGTTACTGACTCACTGGGTGGTTCTAgccaatgagggtctcagtctagccttagaggcccacacccccagacactacaggtcagggtggattgatttcattccaaatgttttgtagttgtatttttgagttattttcctaatgagagattgattctcatgaaattcttagtggtggccgatgacagaacacggagcaatggtctcaagttgcactgtggaaggcttagcttggctattaggaaacactagttcactaggagggtggtgaagccctggaatgggttccctagggaggtggtggaatctccatccttacaagtttttaaaggtcaggcttgacaaagccctggctgggatgatgaagttggggttggtcctgctttgagtaggggggttggactagatacctcctgaggtctgttccagccctagtcttctataatgctaggaatagggatccattcaaacatgttgacttgctggttttgcaggacacagaaaaacaaaaaggttgactgaaccatttgttttcatttcaaacaaactgaagtaaagaagtatctctagttcatgcactgaactgattgttcctgctcataatgtccttccagattttagaagtagtagctcacacctcctcctctctagcgTTTATTCATATATTACAAGGGGAAAAGAAGCCTTCATCGTTTTCGAACcccaatcagtttcttacatttgaatgaagtagctgcatcaactggaatgaagaaaatattctttctgcacccgcagaagaggctagtgctgccaaaatctggctgagtgtttcaataacttctggacccccaggtgcttaggcaatgacttccaacagttcagtgctttgacttcctctgacacttggcagcaaacatggacttcttcatatatgtagttatttaaattactttaataggctggaacaactagaggccttaacatcacttgccatcattt
This genomic interval carries:
- the LOC123362722 gene encoding uncharacterized protein LOC123362722 isoform X1, whose translation is MEKLQHLLEHVHPSLLSNNTQERARAVQTSAALLQFATSLPGFDTSSTFSKAGEFVVQLGLCVSHPASDISRQARGGIYCLHRLLLQKRGLNTREAPDLWCRDGLHDPERLGYRNLARVREVFGELFTEEQKISFLQAGLLAIHHHLLHVSQAGLVLTYSILGEAGQLLEDKGLGPGARRPAGAVLRGAALKTPPLCVTSSHTLPQPRSRPSTHLLQHCLLLLLIFPNPSDFDYMASTFAWIWTLARTSDHPASTSGLDMDTGSGSAWTYSAPGSSRQAPPLIKP
- the LOC123362722 gene encoding uncharacterized protein LOC123362722 isoform X2, producing the protein MEKLQHLLEHVHPSLLSNNTQERARAVQTSAALLQFATSLPGFDTSSTFSKAGEFVVQLGLCVSHPASDISRQARGGIYCLHRLLLQKRGLNTREAPDLWCRDGLHDPERLGYRNLARVREVFGELFTEEQKISFLQAGLLAIHHHLLHVSQAGLVLTYSILGEAGQLLEDKGLGPGARRPAGAVLRGAALKTPPLCVTSSHTLPQCGILNLRRV
- the LOC123362722 gene encoding uncharacterized protein LOC123362722 isoform X3; translation: MEKLQHLLEHVHPSLLSNNTQERARAVQTSAALLQFATSLPGFDTSSTFSKAGEFVVQLGLCVSHPASDISRQARGGIYCLHRLLLQKRGLNTREAPDLWCRDGLHDPERLGYRNLARVREVFGELFTEEQKISFLQAGLLAIHHHLLHVSQAGLVLTYSILGEAGQLLEDKGDITANLMVQLFNIRVLGQVPEDLQGLCSVGQH